One Streptomyces sp. NBC_01237 genomic region harbors:
- a CDS encoding DUF6228 family protein has translation MTTTDIGTDDEASVTIRCQDNSSVGVRFCDRFSFDEDSVHYAVELQAPGLAARVNEVVAWIWDSDLVPFLEELAADYRGWDGEWSWQTNDRDLAVSAAFRSGGHVGLTWTLRPWPKAAGGWSTSVTTWLEAGEQMASLAADVRHFLAGEPR, from the coding sequence ATGACCACCACAGACATCGGCACTGACGATGAGGCCAGCGTGACGATCCGCTGCCAGGACAACTCGTCTGTCGGTGTGAGGTTCTGCGATCGGTTCAGCTTCGACGAAGACTCCGTGCACTACGCCGTCGAACTACAGGCTCCAGGCTTGGCCGCCCGAGTCAATGAGGTCGTCGCCTGGATCTGGGACAGCGATCTGGTCCCGTTCCTGGAAGAGCTCGCCGCCGACTACCGGGGATGGGACGGCGAATGGAGCTGGCAGACCAACGACCGTGACCTCGCAGTGTCAGCCGCCTTCCGGTCCGGCGGCCACGTCGGACTGACCTGGACCTTGCGGCCATGGCCGAAGGCCGCCGGCGGCTGGAGTACCTCGGTGACCACCTGGCTGGAGGCCGGTGAGCAGATGGCTTCCCTGGCGGCCGATGTCCGGCACTTCCTCGCCGGGGAACCGCGGTGA